Proteins from a genomic interval of Arachis hypogaea cultivar Tifrunner chromosome 10, arahy.Tifrunner.gnm2.J5K5, whole genome shotgun sequence:
- the LOC112715159 gene encoding folate transporter 1, chloroplastic-like isoform X2, whose translation MSATAPEACQWHWENAAAGGTAGFATVAVMHPLDVVRTRFQVNDGRVSHVPNYKNTVRAIFTIARSEGLRGLYAGFLPGVIGSTISWGLYFFFYDKAKQRYARNREDTLSPGLHLASAAEAGGLVCLCTNPVWLVKQDCSFRLLFIKHDHTMGFLI comes from the exons ATGTCAGCCACTGCACCCGAGGCCTGTCAATGGCACTGGGAGAATGCTGCTGCCGGTGGCACAGCTGGGTTTGCCACTGTCGCTGTCATGCATCCTCTCGATGTTGTCCGCACTAGGTTCCAAg TTAATGATGGCAGAGTCTCTCATGTTCCCAATTATAAGAATACTGTTCGTGCAATTTTCACCATTGCTCGATCTGAG ggattaagaggattatatgcAGGTTTTCTTCCTGGGGTTATTGGGTCGACTATTTCATGGGGCCTATATTTCTTTTT TTATGATAAAGCCAAACAAAGATATGCTAGGAATAGGGAGGATACACTGAGCCCAGGTCTTCATCTTGCCTCAGCTGCTGAAGCAGGAGGTTTG GTGTGCTTGTGCACAAATCCTGTTTGGCTGGTAAAACAAGATTGCAGCTTCAGACTCCTCTTCATCAAACACGACCATACTATGGGATTTTTG atataa
- the LOC112715159 gene encoding folate transporter 1, chloroplastic-like isoform X1, translated as MSATAPEACQWHWENAAAGGTAGFATVAVMHPLDVVRTRFQVNDGRVSHVPNYKNTVRAIFTIARSEGLRGLYAGFLPGVIGSTISWGLYFFFYDKAKQRYARNREDTLSPGLHLASAAEAGGLVCLCTNPVWLVKQDCSFRLLFIKHDHTMGFLE; from the exons ATGTCAGCCACTGCACCCGAGGCCTGTCAATGGCACTGGGAGAATGCTGCTGCCGGTGGCACAGCTGGGTTTGCCACTGTCGCTGTCATGCATCCTCTCGATGTTGTCCGCACTAGGTTCCAAg TTAATGATGGCAGAGTCTCTCATGTTCCCAATTATAAGAATACTGTTCGTGCAATTTTCACCATTGCTCGATCTGAG ggattaagaggattatatgcAGGTTTTCTTCCTGGGGTTATTGGGTCGACTATTTCATGGGGCCTATATTTCTTTTT TTATGATAAAGCCAAACAAAGATATGCTAGGAATAGGGAGGATACACTGAGCCCAGGTCTTCATCTTGCCTCAGCTGCTGAAGCAGGAGGTTTG GTGTGCTTGTGCACAAATCCTGTTTGGCTGGTAAAACAAGATTGCAGCTTCAGACTCCTCTTCATCAAACACGACCATACTATGGGATTTTTG gaatga